The bacterium genome window below encodes:
- a CDS encoding efflux RND transporter periplasmic adaptor subunit, whose amino-acid sequence MSNHRNIKSGVALLALSALLLAAAGCGGKAEVAAAAAKDVRATVGQARLAAVPDVVTATGALEAGTTVMVSTRMMGWVREVHVREGQAVAKGDLLISIDDTDLKAKKAQAEAGIAEAKAVLANAEQMAKRFEALYADKSVSKQQLDDVLTGRDRARAGVRMAEAGLKELQVHLSYLEIRSPVDGKVTRKSIEAGNMANPGMPLLWVETEGDMKVVAHLGEKDIAAVAVGTLVDVKVTSLAGAEYSVPLTEIVQTANPGSRTYDIEAALLTQDPRLKSGMFARVTVPVGTRDAVLVPAAAIHRRGQLTGAWVVAADGTAHLRWIRLGRPQGEDFEVLAGLDGTESVVLASEQPLAEGDRVVN is encoded by the coding sequence ATGTCGAACCACAGGAACATCAAGTCGGGCGTCGCGCTGCTGGCCCTGTCGGCCCTGCTCCTCGCCGCAGCCGGCTGCGGCGGCAAGGCCGAGGTCGCGGCGGCCGCCGCCAAGGACGTGCGCGCCACCGTCGGCCAGGCCCGCCTGGCCGCCGTGCCCGACGTCGTGACGGCCACCGGCGCCCTCGAGGCCGGCACCACGGTGATGGTGTCGACGCGCATGATGGGCTGGGTGCGCGAGGTGCACGTCCGGGAAGGCCAGGCCGTGGCCAAGGGCGACCTCCTCATCAGCATCGACGACACCGACCTGAAGGCCAAGAAGGCCCAGGCCGAGGCGGGCATCGCCGAGGCGAAGGCCGTGCTGGCCAACGCCGAGCAGATGGCCAAACGCTTCGAGGCCCTGTACGCCGACAAATCCGTCTCGAAGCAGCAGCTCGACGACGTGCTGACCGGACGCGACCGCGCGCGCGCCGGCGTGCGCATGGCCGAGGCCGGGCTGAAGGAGCTGCAGGTCCACCTGAGCTACCTGGAGATCCGCTCGCCGGTCGACGGCAAGGTGACGCGCAAGAGCATCGAGGCCGGCAACATGGCGAACCCGGGCATGCCCCTGCTGTGGGTCGAGACCGAGGGCGACATGAAGGTCGTCGCCCACCTGGGCGAGAAGGACATCGCCGCGGTGGCGGTCGGCACGCTGGTCGACGTGAAGGTCACCTCGCTGGCCGGCGCCGAGTACAGCGTCCCCCTGACGGAGATCGTGCAGACGGCCAATCCGGGCAGCCGCACCTACGACATCGAGGCCGCCCTGCTCACGCAGGACCCGCGCCTGAAGAGCGGCATGTTCGCCCGCGTGACCGTGCCGGTCGGCACGCGTGACGCGGTGCTCGTGCCCGCCGCGGCGATCCACCGCCGCGGCCAGCTGACCGGGGCCTGGGTCGTCGCCGCCGACGGCACGGCCCACCTGCGCTGGATCCGCCTCGGCCGCCCCCAGGGCGAGGACTTCGAGGTCCTGGCCGGGCTGGACGGCACCGAGAGCGTGGTCCTGGCCAGCGAGCAGCCCCTCGCCGAGGGCGACAGGGTGGTGAACTGA
- a CDS encoding thioredoxin fold domain-containing protein yields MSRLLRAIALTLLTAALCGAPAGAARATDPEEGAVLDAARGEKVGRVPRVPWITGVSWSDIVSRAGDEGRPLLVDFTATWCGPCKLLDVMVFTEKAVIAELDSVVTFQVDIDKPEYAELKARFGVDAVPTIAWCTPDGELVDSFSGYVSSRQFLEIVRGWRQNRSIDRVLSDRQTASPQDVEVLLDVARRQAERGRVREADVLYRRVLNLRHSAPPAEVAQGLLGLARLAQADGRPDEARRLAARVADLAAGGGAPAMGQSDAARTERLLEAALFQESIGDTLGMLASFRTLAERDDRNVVALHGYARATVRTGRELPAGTKAALRATVYGDDDPDVVSTLAACYFARGMVSRAIRWQEKAVAAAPHTQRYRDELDVYRAARGEAPAGRSRRAVRSGH; encoded by the coding sequence GTGAGCCGCCTGCTCCGGGCCATCGCCTTGACCCTGCTGACGGCAGCCCTGTGCGGCGCGCCCGCCGGCGCCGCCCGCGCGACCGACCCCGAGGAGGGCGCGGTGCTCGATGCGGCCCGCGGCGAGAAGGTCGGACGCGTGCCGCGCGTGCCCTGGATCACGGGCGTCTCCTGGTCCGACATCGTGAGCCGCGCGGGCGACGAGGGCCGACCGCTCCTGGTCGACTTCACCGCCACCTGGTGCGGCCCCTGCAAGCTGCTCGACGTGATGGTCTTCACCGAGAAGGCCGTCATCGCCGAACTCGACAGCGTGGTCACCTTCCAGGTCGACATCGACAAGCCGGAGTACGCCGAGCTCAAGGCCCGCTTCGGGGTCGACGCCGTGCCCACCATCGCCTGGTGCACGCCCGACGGCGAACTCGTCGACAGCTTCAGCGGCTACGTGTCGTCGCGGCAGTTCCTGGAGATCGTGCGCGGATGGCGGCAGAACCGCTCCATCGATCGGGTGCTGAGCGACCGCCAGACGGCATCGCCCCAGGACGTCGAGGTGCTGCTCGACGTGGCGCGGCGCCAGGCCGAGCGCGGACGCGTGCGCGAAGCCGACGTGCTGTACCGGCGGGTGCTCAACCTGCGGCATTCCGCTCCGCCGGCCGAGGTTGCCCAGGGCCTGCTGGGGCTCGCGCGCCTGGCCCAGGCGGACGGCCGTCCCGACGAGGCCCGCCGTCTGGCCGCCCGCGTGGCCGACCTCGCTGCCGGAGGGGGTGCGCCGGCGATGGGTCAGTCCGATGCCGCCCGCACCGAGCGGCTCCTCGAGGCAGCGCTCTTCCAGGAGAGCATCGGCGACACCCTCGGCATGCTCGCCTCGTTCCGGACCCTGGCCGAGCGCGACGACCGCAATGTCGTCGCCCTGCACGGCTATGCCCGTGCCACGGTGCGCACGGGACGCGAACTGCCGGCCGGCACCAAGGCGGCCCTGCGCGCGACGGTGTACGGCGACGACGACCCGGATGTGGTCAGCACCCTGGCCGCCTGCTACTTCGCGCGGGGGATGGTCTCGCGGGCGATCCGGTGGCAGGAGAAGGCCGTGGCCGCCGCGCCCCACACCCAACGCTACCGCGACGAGCTGGACGTCTATCGGGCGGCCCGCGGCGAAGCGCCCGCCGGTCGTTCGCGCCGGGCGGTCCGCAGCGGCCACTGA
- a CDS encoding efflux RND transporter permease subunit, translated as MSDKNTEVPRYGGATGLAQVFINSKITPLLIIATLLLGLFALTLTPREEEPQIVVPMIDVMVMMPGATPEEVENLITRPMEQKIWEIEDVEYVYSASFPSFAMTTARYLVGTDMEAAITRLNNKVFGNADLWPQGMTAPPLIKVRSIDDVPMMTLTLWSDDYEGYDLRQLAGELRNEIASISDVSVIEIMGGRKRAVSVELDPQRMAAFNITTLSILPALQMQNTNLPSGSFAAGNNQFLVETGSFLRSADDVGNLVVGSFMERPVRLMDVATVTDGPADIDSYTFLGVGPAGAENGIDTAAFGVGSEHAAVTLSIAKRIGSDASRVADAILQKVERLEGTLIPGEVNITVTRNYGETARDKAQNLISNLGLAIFLAVIVVFFAMGWRGATIIFLSIPTTFSLTLFIYYILGYTLNRVTLFALILVTGIVIDATIIVVENMHRHFQMKGNNSLKTALGAIQEVGNPTILATLTVIASMMPMAFVRGLMGPYMAPMPIGASLAMVFSLLVALTISPWLAVRLLKPKQHFREDQPGEGTLGADGVDDDMTRSTAIYRTYNRLVRPLIDSPRKGVMALIVVGLLTAASTLLFVTRTVQVKMLPFDNKSEFQVIIDTPEGTTLETTTQLAREIGDYLGTQPEVTDYQIYAGTAAPVNFSGLVRHYMMRQGPNVADIQVNLVDKDQRADQSHALAKRVRGPIVAIADRFGAAVKVVEVPPGPPVLSTLVAEVYGPTFEGRIAAAEQIKQVFESTPGVVDVDWWVEGDQKRYEMKVDTDRAAVRGVSTQQVSMTLGVALNGHDAGLVHIDPASEPVPISVRLPVADRSSTESLRDLYIYSRAGALIPLSDVVKVEESVGHKSHHRRNLKSVVYVTADVAGELESPVYAILDMKKKIAELTMPDGTEIEQLSTVQPLTEENYVMKWDGEWHITYEVFRDLGVSFAVVLVIIYLLIVGMFQNFTVPILMMIPIPLTLVGIIPGHLMFGAFFTATSMIGVIALAGIMVRNSVLLIDFIEARLKDGLELKEAVIEAGAVRFLPIALTAGTVVTGSFVMVFDPIFQGLAISLMMGSLLSTVLTVVVIPLAYYLYKRQTEKTYR; from the coding sequence ATGAGCGACAAGAACACCGAGGTGCCCCGCTACGGGGGCGCGACGGGTCTGGCCCAGGTCTTCATCAACTCGAAGATCACGCCGCTGCTCATCATCGCGACGCTGCTGCTCGGGCTCTTCGCCCTGACGCTGACGCCGCGCGAGGAGGAGCCGCAGATCGTCGTGCCGATGATCGACGTGATGGTGATGATGCCCGGCGCCACGCCGGAGGAGGTCGAGAACCTCATCACGCGGCCCATGGAGCAGAAGATCTGGGAGATCGAGGACGTCGAGTACGTGTACTCGGCCAGCTTCCCCAGCTTCGCCATGACCACCGCCCGCTACCTGGTGGGCACCGACATGGAAGCGGCCATCACGCGGCTGAACAACAAGGTCTTCGGCAACGCCGACCTCTGGCCCCAGGGCATGACGGCGCCGCCGCTGATCAAGGTGCGCAGCATCGACGACGTGCCCATGATGACCCTGACCCTGTGGAGCGATGACTACGAGGGCTACGACCTGCGCCAGCTCGCCGGCGAGCTGCGCAACGAGATCGCCTCGATCAGCGACGTGTCGGTCATCGAGATCATGGGCGGGCGCAAGCGCGCCGTGAGCGTCGAGCTCGACCCCCAGCGCATGGCCGCCTTCAACATCACGACCCTGTCGATCCTGCCGGCGCTGCAGATGCAGAACACGAACCTGCCCTCGGGCAGCTTCGCCGCGGGCAACAACCAGTTCCTGGTCGAGACCGGCTCGTTCCTGCGCTCGGCCGACGACGTGGGCAACCTCGTGGTCGGCTCGTTCATGGAGCGGCCCGTGCGCCTGATGGACGTGGCCACGGTCACCGACGGTCCGGCGGACATCGACAGCTACACCTTCCTGGGCGTCGGCCCCGCCGGCGCCGAGAACGGCATCGACACCGCGGCATTCGGCGTGGGCAGCGAGCACGCGGCCGTGACCCTGTCCATCGCCAAGCGCATCGGCAGCGACGCCTCGCGCGTGGCCGACGCGATCCTGCAGAAGGTGGAGCGCCTCGAGGGGACGCTGATCCCCGGCGAGGTGAACATCACCGTCACGCGCAACTACGGCGAGACGGCCCGCGACAAGGCCCAGAACCTGATCTCGAACCTCGGCCTGGCCATCTTCCTGGCCGTGATCGTGGTCTTCTTCGCCATGGGCTGGCGCGGCGCGACGATCATCTTCCTGTCGATCCCGACCACGTTCAGCCTGACGCTGTTCATCTACTACATCCTGGGCTACACCCTGAACCGGGTGACGCTCTTCGCGCTGATCCTCGTGACCGGTATCGTCATCGACGCCACGATCATCGTGGTCGAGAACATGCACCGGCACTTCCAGATGAAGGGCAACAACTCGCTGAAGACCGCCCTCGGCGCCATCCAGGAGGTCGGCAACCCGACCATCCTGGCCACGCTGACGGTGATCGCCTCGATGATGCCCATGGCCTTCGTGCGGGGACTCATGGGCCCGTACATGGCCCCCATGCCCATCGGCGCCTCGCTGGCCATGGTCTTCTCGCTGCTGGTGGCCCTGACGATCTCGCCCTGGCTCGCGGTGCGACTGCTCAAGCCGAAGCAGCACTTCCGCGAGGACCAGCCGGGCGAGGGCACCCTGGGCGCCGACGGCGTCGACGACGACATGACGCGCAGCACGGCCATCTACCGCACCTACAACCGGCTGGTGCGGCCGCTGATCGATTCGCCGCGCAAGGGCGTCATGGCGCTGATCGTGGTCGGCCTGCTGACGGCCGCCTCGACCCTGCTCTTCGTGACCCGCACGGTGCAGGTGAAGATGCTGCCCTTCGACAACAAGAGCGAGTTCCAGGTCATCATCGACACGCCCGAGGGCACGACCCTCGAGACGACGACCCAGCTCGCGCGGGAGATCGGCGACTACCTGGGCACCCAGCCCGAGGTGACGGACTACCAGATCTACGCGGGCACGGCCGCGCCGGTGAACTTCAGCGGCCTGGTGCGCCACTACATGATGCGCCAGGGGCCGAACGTGGCCGACATCCAGGTCAATCTGGTCGACAAGGACCAGCGCGCGGACCAGAGCCACGCCCTGGCCAAGCGCGTGCGCGGCCCCATCGTGGCGATCGCCGACCGCTTCGGCGCCGCGGTGAAGGTCGTCGAAGTGCCGCCCGGACCGCCGGTGCTCTCGACCCTCGTGGCCGAGGTGTACGGCCCGACGTTCGAGGGGCGCATCGCCGCCGCGGAGCAGATCAAGCAGGTCTTCGAGAGCACGCCGGGCGTCGTCGACGTCGACTGGTGGGTCGAGGGCGACCAGAAACGCTACGAGATGAAGGTCGACACCGACCGGGCGGCCGTGCGGGGCGTCAGCACCCAGCAGGTGAGCATGACCCTCGGCGTGGCCCTCAACGGCCACGACGCCGGCCTGGTGCACATCGATCCGGCCAGCGAACCGGTGCCCATCTCGGTGCGTCTGCCGGTGGCCGACCGCTCGAGCACCGAGAGCCTGCGCGACCTGTACATCTACAGCCGGGCCGGGGCGCTCATTCCGCTGTCGGACGTGGTGAAGGTCGAGGAGTCGGTGGGCCACAAGAGCCACCACCGCCGCAACCTGAAATCGGTGGTGTACGTGACGGCCGACGTGGCGGGCGAGCTCGAGTCGCCGGTGTACGCGATCCTCGACATGAAGAAGAAGATCGCCGAGCTGACCATGCCCGACGGCACGGAGATCGAGCAGCTGTCGACGGTGCAGCCGCTCACCGAGGAGAACTACGTCATGAAGTGGGACGGCGAGTGGCACATCACGTACGAGGTCTTCCGCGACCTGGGCGTGAGCTTCGCCGTCGTGCTGGTGATCATCTATCTGCTCATCGTGGGCATGTTCCAGAACTTCACGGTGCCGATCCTGATGATGATCCCCATTCCGCTGACGCTGGTGGGCATCATTCCCGGCCACCTGATGTTCGGGGCCTTCTTCACCGCGACCTCGATGATCGGCGTGATCGCCCTGGCGGGCATCATGGTGCGCAACAGCGTGCTGCTGATCGATTTCATCGAGGCCCGGCTGAAGGACGGGCTCGAACTCAAGGAGGCCGTGATCGAAGCGGGCGCCGTGCGTTTTCTGCCCATCGCCCTGACGGCCGGCACAGTCGTGACCGGTTCGTTCGTGATGGTCTTCGACCCCATCTTCCAGGGGTTGGCGATCTCGCTGATGATGGGTTCGCTGCTGTCGACGGTGCTGACGGTGGTGGTCATTCCGCTGGCCTACTACCTTTACAAAAGACAGACAGAAAAAACGTACCGCTAG